From the Burkholderia mayonis genome, one window contains:
- a CDS encoding (Fe-S)-binding protein: MNPAFLITALLWLSVAGLAFAVAKRSSYWRLGRATAPGVFGLANLFAIPKRYFVDLHHVVARDPYIAKTHVATAGGGIAALALVFVNYGLAIYSPWLDKLIFVAALAMLVGAVFVWRRRHAKNVPARLSRGPWNTLPWLLGAFALGLVLFMLVPTAAMSGAFAVLCAVLIGVGAFAMTVGAAKGGPMKHAIAGLLHLAFHPRQERFAATREPYADNGVAMPPTALKPSDVEHDEYGVAKPAEFRWNQLLSFDACVQCGKCEAACPAFASGQPLNPKKLIQDLVVGMAGGTDAAYAGSPTPGIPVGQHGGDPQRPIVSSLIEADTLWSCTTCRACVQECPMLIEHVDAIVDMRRNQTLVHGAVPGKGADVLANLRETGTMGGYDTAARYDWSVDLSAPVAQPGRPVDVLIVAGEGAFDMRYQRTLRALVKVLNHAGVDYAVLGRAETDTGDVARRLGDEATFQQMAKRLIGALGTLSFKQIVTADPHVMHSLRNEYRALGGRYTVKHHTTFVAELVAAGKIKPQAAEALREKRITYHDPCYLGRYNGETEAPRKLLKTIGIQVVEMERHGMRGRCCGGGGGAPLTDVPGKQRIPDIRIADARAVGAEVVAVGCPNCTAMLEGVVGPRPDVLDVAELVAASLE, from the coding sequence ATGAATCCGGCCTTTCTGATTACCGCGTTGCTGTGGCTGTCGGTCGCGGGCCTCGCGTTCGCCGTCGCGAAGCGTTCGTCGTACTGGCGGCTCGGCCGCGCGACCGCACCCGGCGTGTTCGGGCTCGCGAATCTGTTTGCGATTCCGAAGCGTTATTTCGTCGATCTGCATCACGTCGTCGCGCGCGATCCGTATATCGCGAAGACACACGTCGCGACGGCGGGCGGCGGGATCGCCGCGCTCGCGCTCGTGTTCGTCAACTACGGGCTCGCGATCTATTCGCCGTGGCTCGACAAGCTGATCTTTGTCGCGGCGCTCGCGATGCTCGTCGGCGCGGTGTTCGTGTGGCGCCGTCGTCATGCGAAGAACGTGCCCGCGCGTTTGTCGCGCGGCCCGTGGAATACGCTGCCCTGGCTGCTCGGCGCGTTCGCGCTCGGTCTCGTGCTGTTCATGCTCGTGCCGACCGCCGCGATGTCGGGCGCGTTCGCGGTGTTGTGCGCGGTGCTGATCGGCGTCGGCGCGTTTGCGATGACGGTCGGCGCGGCGAAGGGCGGGCCGATGAAGCATGCGATCGCGGGTCTGCTGCATCTCGCGTTCCATCCGCGTCAGGAGCGCTTTGCGGCGACGCGCGAGCCGTACGCCGACAACGGCGTCGCGATGCCGCCGACCGCGCTGAAGCCGTCCGATGTCGAGCATGACGAGTACGGCGTCGCGAAGCCGGCCGAATTCCGCTGGAATCAGCTGCTGAGCTTCGATGCGTGCGTGCAGTGCGGCAAGTGCGAAGCCGCGTGTCCCGCGTTCGCGTCCGGCCAGCCGCTCAATCCGAAGAAGCTGATCCAGGATCTCGTGGTCGGGATGGCGGGCGGCACCGACGCGGCGTACGCGGGCAGCCCGACGCCCGGGATTCCGGTCGGCCAGCACGGCGGCGATCCGCAGCGTCCGATCGTGTCTTCGCTGATCGAGGCTGACACGCTGTGGTCGTGCACGACGTGCCGCGCCTGCGTACAGGAGTGCCCGATGCTGATCGAGCACGTCGACGCGATCGTCGACATGCGTCGCAACCAGACGCTCGTGCACGGCGCAGTACCCGGCAAGGGCGCGGACGTGCTCGCGAATCTGCGCGAGACGGGCACGATGGGCGGCTACGACACCGCCGCGCGCTACGACTGGTCAGTCGACCTGAGCGCGCCCGTCGCGCAGCCGGGGCGTCCTGTCGATGTCCTGATCGTCGCCGGCGAAGGCGCATTCGACATGCGTTATCAGCGCACGCTGCGCGCGCTCGTGAAAGTGCTGAATCACGCGGGCGTCGATTACGCGGTGCTTGGCCGCGCGGAAACGGACACGGGCGACGTCGCGCGCCGGCTCGGCGACGAAGCGACGTTCCAGCAGATGGCGAAACGCCTGATCGGCGCGCTCGGCACGTTGTCGTTCAAGCAGATCGTGACGGCCGACCCGCACGTGATGCACAGCCTGCGCAACGAGTATCGCGCGCTCGGCGGCCGCTACACGGTCAAGCATCACACGACCTTCGTCGCCGAGCTGGTTGCGGCCGGGAAGATCAAGCCGCAGGCGGCCGAAGCGCTGCGCGAGAAGCGCATCACCTATCACGATCCGTGCTATCTCGGCCGCTACAACGGCGAGACGGAAGCGCCGCGCAAGCTGCTGAAGACGATCGGCATCCAGGTCGTCGAGATGGAGCGCCATGGGATGCGCGGCCGTTGCTGCGGCGGTGGCGGCGGCGCACCGCTCACGGACGTCCCGGGCAAGCAGCGGATCCCCGACATCCGCATCGCCGACGCGCGCGCGGTGGGCGCGGAGGTCGTTGCGGTCGGCTGTCCGAACTGCACCGCGATGCTCGAAGGTGTCGTCGGCCCGCGGCCGGACGTGCTCGACGTCGCCGAACTCGTCGCCGCCTCGCTGGAGTGA
- a CDS encoding electron transfer flavoprotein subunit alpha/FixB family protein, protein MTTLKRIDPRRPFVVTAAGLKRITLGETGSASGDAAQWAPHAHGASAAKPVRVVREAARVFLVAAHSERGALDDHARQTLAAAALLADAQTEVALVVFGELNDDAGALGADTLIVLRGFDCRAFAPERELDALRACAVALSPQHLFIPDNATGDGDLGRRYAAATNASVATNVVEIAADHVGAYADAKRGFATRALPDVVLLAPNAVEPKLPFVGAARERTLDGAPDARSFAGGDYRDLGLEEIDAAQVALEEADFIVSAGNGVTDVAAFETLAATFGAAIGASRVAVDNGHFTRDKQVGATGKTVDASVYIAFGISGAVQHLQGIKECRHVIAVNLDGSAPIAKRANLTIVGDAQATIAALIDEVNAARAAHVRSSAASQETEYVGAAA, encoded by the coding sequence ATGACCACGCTCAAACGAATCGATCCGCGCCGGCCGTTCGTCGTCACCGCGGCGGGCCTGAAACGCATCACGCTCGGCGAGACGGGCAGTGCATCCGGCGACGCGGCGCAGTGGGCGCCGCACGCACACGGCGCGTCGGCCGCGAAGCCGGTGCGCGTCGTGCGGGAAGCTGCGCGTGTCTTCCTTGTTGCCGCGCACAGCGAGCGCGGCGCGCTCGACGACCATGCGCGTCAGACGCTTGCCGCCGCCGCGCTGCTCGCCGATGCGCAAACCGAAGTCGCGCTCGTCGTGTTCGGAGAACTGAACGACGACGCGGGCGCGCTCGGCGCCGACACACTGATCGTGCTGCGCGGCTTCGACTGCCGAGCGTTCGCGCCGGAGCGCGAGCTCGACGCGCTGCGCGCGTGCGCGGTCGCGCTGTCGCCGCAGCATCTGTTCATTCCCGACAACGCGACGGGCGACGGCGATCTCGGCCGCCGCTACGCAGCGGCGACGAACGCGAGCGTCGCGACGAACGTCGTCGAGATCGCGGCGGATCACGTCGGTGCGTACGCCGATGCGAAGCGCGGCTTCGCGACACGCGCGTTGCCCGACGTCGTGCTGCTCGCGCCTAACGCGGTCGAGCCGAAGCTGCCGTTCGTCGGCGCGGCGCGCGAGCGCACGCTCGACGGCGCGCCGGACGCACGCTCGTTCGCCGGCGGCGACTATCGCGATCTCGGCCTCGAAGAGATCGACGCCGCGCAGGTCGCGCTCGAAGAAGCGGATTTCATCGTGTCGGCGGGCAACGGCGTGACCGACGTCGCCGCGTTCGAGACGCTCGCCGCAACGTTCGGCGCGGCAATCGGCGCGAGCCGCGTCGCGGTCGACAACGGCCACTTCACGCGCGACAAGCAGGTGGGCGCGACCGGCAAGACGGTCGATGCGAGTGTCTACATCGCGTTCGGGATCTCGGGCGCCGTCCAGCATCTTCAGGGGATCAAGGAGTGCCGCCACGTGATCGCGGTGAATCTCGACGGCAGCGCGCCGATCGCCAAGCGCGCGAACCTGACGATCGTCGGTGATGCACAGGCGACGATCGCCGCGCTGATCGACGAGGTGAACGCCGCTCGCGCCGCGCATGTGCGATCGAGCGCCGCATCGCAAGAGACCGAATACGTGGGAGCCGCAGCATGA
- a CDS encoding drug:proton antiporter, with amino-acid sequence MNANRKLGSIAVLVSVGRHPVSGASRYSRNDAAALEIGRALAAEHRARLDVIHAGDPRNPALADYLALGAAGVEVLACAAGDDAAAALAERVRGHDLVLTGTRAEGAYDTGMLPYRVAAALGWRFAGAAVDVSVDAGRATLRQFLPKGVRRRVDAALPAVVAVHPLANAQPRYAYARLRAGEVRATHVATHASADAAQWTTRAAERKPVKLAATDKRSGHARMLSATTTESHGGNVVIEGSSVEKAQVILAYLREHQLIDY; translated from the coding sequence ATGAATGCAAATCGAAAGCTCGGAAGCATCGCGGTGCTCGTGTCGGTCGGGCGCCATCCGGTGTCTGGCGCGTCGCGCTACAGCCGCAACGACGCGGCCGCGCTCGAAATCGGCCGCGCACTGGCCGCTGAGCATCGCGCGCGCCTGGACGTGATCCATGCGGGCGACCCGCGCAATCCGGCGCTCGCCGATTACCTCGCGCTCGGCGCGGCCGGCGTCGAAGTGCTCGCATGCGCGGCCGGCGACGATGCGGCCGCTGCGCTCGCCGAACGCGTGCGCGGCCACGATCTCGTGCTCACCGGCACGCGCGCCGAAGGCGCGTACGACACCGGGATGCTGCCGTACCGCGTCGCGGCTGCGCTTGGCTGGCGGTTCGCCGGCGCGGCGGTCGACGTGAGCGTCGACGCCGGGCGCGCGACGCTGCGGCAATTCTTGCCGAAAGGCGTTCGCCGGCGCGTCGACGCGGCGCTGCCCGCCGTCGTCGCCGTGCATCCGCTCGCGAACGCACAGCCGCGCTACGCATACGCGCGGCTGCGCGCGGGCGAGGTGCGCGCGACGCACGTCGCGACGCATGCGTCGGCGGATGCCGCGCAATGGACGACGCGCGCGGCCGAGCGCAAGCCGGTGAAGCTCGCGGCCACCGACAAGCGCTCAGGCCACGCTCGGATGCTGTCTGCGACGACGACAGAAAGCCACGGCGGAAACGTCGTAATTGAAGGGAGTTCGGTCGAAAAAGCACAAGTGATCCTCGCGTATTTGCGCGAGCATCAGCTCATCGATTACTGA
- a CDS encoding aromatic ring-hydroxylating oxygenase subunit alpha: MDARNPEHTMKVSADIRALVARRKAGYSLEAPFYLSDEIFALDMDAIFRRHWIQVGVEPDVPEPGDYVTVQLGADSILIVRDDDMQIRAFHNVCRHRGARLCNEEKGSVGNIVCPYHSWTYNLTGQLMFAEHMGEKFDRCKHSLKPVHLENLAGLLFVCLADEPPTDFATMRAAMEPYLLPHDLPNTKIAAQVDIIEKGNWKLTMENNRECYHCVANHPELTISLYEYGFGYQPSPANAEGMAAFERTCVERAAQWEALNLPSVEVERLTDVTGFRTQRLPLDRSGESQTLDAKVASKKLLGEFRRADLGGLSFWTQPNSWHHFMSDHIVTFMVIPLSAGETLVRTKWLVHKDAKEGIDYDVKNLTAVWNATNDQDRALVEFSQRGAASTAYEPGPYSPFTEGLVEKFCEWYVGRLAAHIGA, translated from the coding sequence ATGGATGCAAGGAATCCGGAGCACACGATGAAAGTATCGGCAGACATCCGCGCGCTCGTGGCGCGGCGCAAGGCGGGCTACAGCCTCGAGGCCCCGTTCTATCTGAGCGACGAGATCTTTGCGCTCGACATGGACGCGATTTTCCGGCGGCATTGGATTCAGGTGGGCGTCGAGCCGGACGTGCCCGAGCCCGGCGATTACGTGACGGTTCAGCTCGGCGCCGATTCGATCCTGATCGTGCGCGACGACGACATGCAGATTCGCGCGTTCCACAACGTCTGCCGCCATCGCGGCGCGCGCCTGTGCAACGAGGAAAAGGGTTCGGTCGGCAACATCGTGTGTCCGTATCACAGCTGGACGTACAACCTGACCGGCCAATTGATGTTCGCCGAGCACATGGGAGAGAAGTTCGATCGCTGCAAGCACAGCCTGAAGCCCGTGCACCTGGAGAATCTCGCGGGACTCTTGTTCGTGTGCCTCGCCGACGAGCCGCCGACCGATTTCGCGACGATGCGCGCGGCGATGGAGCCGTATCTGCTGCCGCACGATCTGCCGAACACGAAGATCGCCGCGCAGGTCGACATCATCGAGAAAGGCAACTGGAAGCTGACGATGGAGAACAATCGCGAGTGCTATCACTGCGTCGCGAACCATCCGGAGCTGACCATTTCGTTGTACGAATACGGCTTCGGGTATCAGCCGTCGCCCGCGAACGCCGAAGGAATGGCTGCGTTCGAGCGCACCTGCGTCGAGCGCGCCGCGCAGTGGGAAGCGCTGAACCTGCCGTCCGTCGAAGTGGAGCGCCTGACCGACGTCACGGGCTTCCGCACGCAGCGGCTGCCGCTCGATCGCAGCGGAGAATCGCAGACGCTCGACGCGAAGGTCGCGTCGAAGAAGCTGCTCGGCGAATTCCGTCGCGCGGACCTCGGCGGACTATCGTTCTGGACGCAGCCGAATTCATGGCATCACTTCATGAGCGACCACATCGTCACGTTCATGGTGATTCCGCTGTCGGCGGGCGAAACGCTCGTCCGGACGAAATGGCTCGTTCACAAGGACGCGAAGGAAGGCATCGACTATGACGTGAAGAACCTGACGGCCGTCTGGAACGCGACGAACGACCAGGATCGCGCGCTCGTCGAATTCTCGCAGCGCGGCGCGGCGAGCACCGCGTACGAGCCGGGCCCGTATTCGCCGTTCACCGAGGGACTCGTCGAGAAATTCTGCGAGTGGTACGTCGGCCGCCTGGCCGCGCATATCGGCGCATAG
- a CDS encoding hybrid-cluster NAD(P)-dependent oxidoreductase — protein MMRDAANFEPADSRVTRPAFWQALPERWTSDVEETLVCCHVRQETHDVKSFFFRSPQGRAFSFEPGQFVTLELDIDGETINRCYTISSSPARPHTISITVKRVPGGKVSNWLHDNLQPGAPLRVLGPAGEFTCARHPARKYLFLSAGSGVTPLMSMSRAHHDLAEDRDIVFVHSARTPDDIIFARELDLIASTHANFRTAFVCERLGARTNWHGVTGFLSLPMLKLIAPDFQEREIFTCGPAPYMKAVRDMLDEAGFDRSRYHEESFSFETPAESETQVSDGDAASVDAAGDAASDAQVRQYTVAFAKSNREIACGADQHVLDAARRSGVRLPASCTQGMCGTCKVKLVSGEVDMKHNGGIRQREIDQGMVLLCCSKPLSDLVVDK, from the coding sequence ATGATGCGAGATGCCGCGAATTTCGAGCCGGCCGACAGCCGCGTGACGCGTCCCGCGTTCTGGCAGGCGCTGCCGGAGCGCTGGACGAGCGACGTCGAGGAGACGCTCGTCTGCTGCCACGTGCGGCAGGAAACGCACGACGTGAAGAGCTTCTTCTTTCGCTCGCCACAGGGGCGCGCGTTCTCGTTCGAGCCCGGGCAGTTCGTCACGCTCGAGCTCGACATCGACGGCGAAACGATCAACCGCTGCTATACGATCTCGTCGTCGCCCGCGCGGCCGCACACGATCTCGATCACGGTCAAGCGCGTGCCGGGCGGCAAGGTGTCGAACTGGCTGCACGACAACCTGCAGCCGGGCGCGCCGCTGCGCGTGCTCGGCCCGGCGGGCGAGTTCACGTGCGCGCGGCATCCGGCGCGCAAGTACTTATTCCTGTCTGCGGGCTCGGGCGTCACGCCGCTGATGTCGATGAGCCGCGCGCATCACGATCTCGCCGAAGATCGCGATATCGTGTTCGTCCACAGTGCGCGCACGCCGGACGACATCATCTTCGCGCGCGAGCTAGACCTGATCGCGTCGACGCATGCGAACTTCCGCACGGCGTTCGTCTGCGAGCGGCTCGGCGCCCGCACGAACTGGCACGGCGTGACGGGCTTCCTGTCGCTGCCGATGCTGAAGCTGATCGCGCCGGATTTTCAGGAACGCGAAATTTTCACGTGCGGACCCGCGCCGTACATGAAGGCGGTGCGCGACATGCTCGACGAAGCCGGGTTCGATCGCAGCCGCTATCACGAGGAGAGCTTCTCGTTCGAGACGCCCGCCGAAAGCGAAACGCAGGTGAGCGACGGCGACGCGGCGTCGGTCGATGCGGCGGGCGATGCCGCGAGCGATGCGCAAGTGCGCCAATACACGGTCGCGTTCGCGAAGAGCAACCGCGAGATCGCATGCGGAGCGGATCAGCACGTGCTCGATGCCGCGCGCCGCTCGGGCGTGCGCCTGCCCGCGTCGTGCACGCAGGGGATGTGCGGCACCTGCAAGGTGAAGCTCGTGTCCGGCGAGGTCGACATGAAGCACAACGGCGGCATTCGTCAACGCGAAATCGATCAGGGGATGGTGCTGCTCTGCTGCAGCAAGCCGCTGTCCGATCTCGTCGTCGACAAGTGA
- a CDS encoding glycine betaine ABC transporter substrate-binding protein, which yields MKFLVKLMGCGLLSMMLAAAAPVRADTKPTLKIGYVEGWDDSVATSNVAARIIETKLGYPVQLVPVAAGVMWQGVARGDLDATLSAWLPVTQGAYWDQFKTKVVDLGTNFPDAKIGLIVPSYVKAKTIEDLNAEKADFAGRVVGIDAGAGVMRKTDDAIKAYGLNYSLMPSSGSAMTAELARSIHANKPVVVTGWAPHWMFAKWKLRFLDDPKKVYGEAEHVDSVVNPALETKAKPVVAFLKKFQWKPGEIDGVMLAIQNGSKPAAAADAWIAAHGDRVGEWVGSAQ from the coding sequence ATGAAATTCCTCGTGAAACTAATGGGCTGCGGCTTGCTGTCGATGATGCTCGCCGCCGCCGCGCCGGTGCGGGCCGATACGAAACCGACGCTGAAGATCGGCTACGTCGAAGGCTGGGACGACAGCGTCGCGACGTCGAACGTGGCCGCGCGCATCATCGAGACGAAGCTAGGCTATCCGGTGCAGCTCGTGCCGGTTGCGGCGGGCGTGATGTGGCAGGGCGTCGCGCGCGGCGATCTCGACGCGACGCTGTCCGCATGGCTGCCCGTCACGCAGGGCGCGTACTGGGATCAGTTCAAGACGAAGGTCGTCGATCTCGGCACCAATTTCCCCGACGCGAAGATCGGCCTCATCGTGCCGAGCTACGTGAAGGCGAAGACGATCGAAGATCTCAACGCGGAAAAAGCCGACTTCGCAGGCCGCGTCGTCGGCATCGACGCAGGCGCGGGCGTGATGCGCAAAACCGACGACGCGATCAAGGCATATGGCCTGAACTATTCGCTGATGCCGAGCTCGGGCAGCGCGATGACTGCGGAGCTCGCGCGCTCGATTCACGCGAACAAGCCGGTCGTCGTGACGGGCTGGGCGCCGCACTGGATGTTCGCGAAGTGGAAGCTGCGTTTCCTCGACGATCCGAAAAAGGTCTACGGTGAAGCCGAGCACGTCGACAGCGTCGTGAATCCGGCACTCGAAACGAAAGCGAAGCCGGTCGTCGCGTTCCTGAAGAAGTTTCAGTGGAAGCCGGGCGAGATCGACGGCGTGATGCTCGCGATCCAGAACGGATCGAAACCTGCGGCGGCCGCCGATGCATGGATCGCCGCGCATGGCGATCGCGTCGGCGAATGGGTCGGCTCCGCGCAGTGA
- a CDS encoding APC family permease, with the protein MSQAGLRARSTSDIEATISHEERGHTLHRGLSWKDAFWVTSGVPAGVLFTIGGVCATVGQPAWAVWIAAIAMGLIQSATYAEISGLFPHKSGGASVYGAIGWVRYSKLIAPVSVWCNWLAWSPMLALGCGLAASYALTSLFPADAAILHWQWTLADLGFIKPGLTLRVNATFVIATILLLITFKLQHSGASKAARTQRILGIASLTPLLIVGIVPFVTGDVPMSNLLPLLPLGHDAQGNLTAATFGSWNGQGVVMALGAMFMAGWASYGFETAVCYTREFRDPRRDTAKAIFWSGVLCLIVMTLVPMAFQGALGTAAMLDPRIGDGTGVAAAMARIVGGGAWVANAVVVMLMLSILLIVMTSMMGSSRTLYQASVDGWLPKYLSHVNEHGAPTRAMWTDLGFNLVLLLMSDYMTVLSISNVCYMLFVFLNLQSGWIHRMDRGEWERPFRCPTWLLVLGSICGYANLVYVGAGADLQGAGTLRNGLIAMLLIVPVFVYRHYWQDRGRFPAQMQRDMELVVPPRSAWLNAVPYAALAAAALTIWIAYYFAWVR; encoded by the coding sequence ATGAGTCAGGCAGGACTGCGCGCGCGCAGCACCAGCGACATTGAGGCAACCATCTCACATGAAGAAAGAGGCCACACGCTGCATCGTGGCCTCAGTTGGAAGGACGCATTTTGGGTAACGAGCGGCGTGCCTGCGGGCGTGCTGTTCACGATCGGCGGCGTATGCGCGACGGTCGGCCAACCCGCGTGGGCGGTGTGGATCGCCGCGATCGCGATGGGATTGATTCAAAGCGCGACTTATGCGGAAATTTCCGGGCTATTTCCCCATAAATCGGGCGGCGCATCGGTTTACGGTGCGATCGGCTGGGTGCGATACAGCAAGTTGATCGCTCCGGTCTCCGTATGGTGCAATTGGCTCGCGTGGTCGCCGATGCTCGCGCTCGGTTGCGGCCTCGCAGCAAGCTATGCACTCACCAGCCTGTTCCCGGCGGACGCAGCGATCCTGCACTGGCAATGGACGCTTGCCGATCTCGGCTTCATCAAGCCCGGTCTGACCCTGCGGGTCAACGCCACCTTCGTGATCGCGACGATCCTGCTGCTGATCACGTTCAAGCTGCAGCACAGCGGTGCATCGAAAGCCGCACGTACGCAGCGCATTCTCGGCATCGCGTCGTTGACGCCGCTCCTCATCGTCGGCATCGTGCCGTTCGTCACGGGCGATGTGCCGATGTCGAATCTCCTGCCGCTCTTGCCCCTCGGCCACGACGCGCAGGGCAATCTCACGGCGGCTACGTTCGGCAGCTGGAACGGGCAGGGCGTCGTGATGGCGCTCGGCGCGATGTTCATGGCGGGGTGGGCGTCGTACGGCTTCGAAACGGCCGTCTGCTACACGCGCGAATTCCGCGATCCGCGCCGCGACACCGCAAAGGCGATCTTCTGGTCGGGCGTGCTGTGCCTGATCGTGATGACGCTCGTGCCGATGGCGTTCCAGGGCGCGCTCGGCACGGCGGCGATGCTCGATCCGCGCATCGGCGACGGCACGGGCGTCGCGGCCGCGATGGCGCGCATCGTCGGCGGCGGCGCATGGGTCGCGAACGCGGTCGTCGTGATGCTGATGCTGTCGATCCTGCTGATCGTGATGACGTCGATGATGGGCTCGTCGCGCACGCTCTATCAGGCGTCGGTCGACGGCTGGCTGCCGAAGTACCTGTCGCACGTGAACGAGCACGGCGCGCCGACGCGCGCGATGTGGACCGATCTCGGCTTCAATCTCGTGCTGCTGCTGATGTCGGACTACATGACGGTGCTGTCGATCTCGAACGTCTGCTACATGTTGTTCGTCTTCCTGAATTTGCAGTCGGGCTGGATTCATCGGATGGATCGCGGCGAATGGGAGCGGCCGTTCCGCTGCCCGACGTGGCTGCTCGTGCTCGGCTCGATCTGCGGTTATGCGAATCTCGTGTACGTCGGCGCGGGCGCGGATCTGCAAGGCGCGGGCACGTTGCGCAACGGTCTGATCGCGATGCTGCTGATCGTGCCGGTGTTCGTCTATCGCCACTACTGGCAGGATCGCGGCCGCTTCCCTGCGCAAATGCAGCGCGACATGGAGCTCGTCGTGCCGCCGCGCAGCGCGTGGCTGAACGCGGTGCCGTATGCGGCGCTCGCAGCCGCCGCGCTGACGATCTGGATTGCGTACTATTTCGCTTGGGTTCGATAG
- the purU gene encoding formyltetrahydrofolate deformylase, producing MSVPQRPHQFVLTLSCPSAAGQVAAVVGLLDRHRCYVDELTVFDDDLSERFFVRCVFHAADAVDSLRLDALRREFEPIAARFGMQWAIHDVAARPKVLIMVSKLEHCLADLLFRWKMGELKMDIVGIASNHPDLEPLATQHGLPFRHFPITADTKARQEAQWLDMFGTSGAELVILARYMQVLSPETSAKLANRAINIHHSFLPGFKGAKPYHQAHARGVKLIGATAHFVTDDLDEGPIIEQVVERVDHSYRPEQLLAVGRDVECITLARAVKAFIERRVFLNGDRTVVFQ from the coding sequence ATGTCCGTTCCCCAACGTCCCCATCAGTTCGTGCTGACGCTGTCGTGTCCGAGCGCGGCGGGCCAGGTCGCCGCCGTCGTCGGCCTGCTCGACCGGCATCGTTGCTACGTCGACGAGCTGACCGTCTTCGACGACGATCTCAGCGAGCGCTTCTTCGTGCGCTGCGTGTTCCATGCGGCGGACGCCGTCGATTCGCTGCGCCTCGATGCGCTGCGACGCGAGTTCGAGCCGATCGCCGCGCGCTTCGGCATGCAATGGGCGATCCACGATGTCGCCGCGCGGCCGAAGGTGCTGATCATGGTGTCGAAGCTCGAGCATTGCCTCGCCGATCTGCTGTTCCGCTGGAAGATGGGCGAGCTGAAGATGGACATCGTCGGGATCGCGTCGAACCATCCGGATCTCGAACCGCTCGCCACGCAGCACGGGCTGCCGTTCCGGCATTTCCCGATCACGGCCGACACGAAGGCGCGGCAGGAGGCGCAATGGCTCGACATGTTCGGGACGAGCGGCGCCGAACTCGTGATTCTCGCTCGCTACATGCAGGTGCTCTCGCCGGAAACGAGCGCGAAGCTCGCGAACCGCGCGATCAACATCCACCATTCGTTCCTGCCGGGATTCAAGGGCGCGAAGCCATACCACCAGGCGCATGCGCGCGGCGTGAAGCTGATCGGCGCGACCGCGCACTTCGTCACCGACGATCTCGACGAAGGACCGATCATCGAGCAGGTGGTCGAGCGCGTCGATCACTCGTACCGGCCCGAGCAGTTGCTCGCCGTGGGCCGCGACGTCGAATGCATCACGCTCGCGCGCGCGGTGAAGGCGTTCATCGAGCGCCGCGTGTTCCTGAACGGCGACCGGACCGTCGTCTTCCAGTAG
- a CDS encoding porin: MTKSNVAVMSAMALAIGIAPGASHAQSSVTLYGILDAGITYVSNTGGSHVFKFDDGVSYGNRIGFKGTEDLGGGLKAVFVLESGFRLGNGQLGFGGAEFGRQAYVGLQNNWGTLSFGNQLDMTEEMVYLNNISAWASGYAIHQGDFDRFNGDRLPNSVKFLSNDFSGFKFGAMYSFGNVAGDFHRNSAWSAGANYTQGNLSVGAAYTHLNNPSGIYAFDPYAMIGTKTFLGQPTVSVDPATGKITDLFANSPMNVDSQGTFGVGGSYTLDKLTLSGNFTYSTIKGFGNTSHMQVYEGGGSYQFTPALSLVAGYQYTRFEGHHWNQGSAGVHYLLSKRTDVYISGDYLRASNGVDAVIGYSFTPSSTQTQADVRIGMRHSF; this comes from the coding sequence ATGACGAAATCGAATGTGGCCGTGATGAGCGCAATGGCGCTTGCGATCGGAATCGCGCCGGGCGCAAGCCACGCGCAGAGCAGCGTGACGCTGTACGGGATTCTCGACGCCGGGATTACGTATGTCAGCAATACGGGCGGCTCGCACGTCTTCAAGTTCGACGACGGCGTGTCGTACGGGAACCGGATCGGCTTCAAGGGCACCGAGGATCTCGGCGGCGGCCTGAAGGCGGTCTTCGTGCTCGAGAGCGGCTTCAGGCTCGGCAACGGCCAGCTCGGTTTCGGCGGCGCGGAGTTCGGCCGCCAGGCTTACGTCGGATTGCAGAACAACTGGGGGACGCTGTCGTTCGGCAATCAGCTCGACATGACGGAGGAGATGGTCTACCTGAACAACATCTCCGCATGGGCGAGCGGCTATGCGATCCACCAGGGCGACTTCGATCGCTTCAACGGCGACCGCCTGCCGAACTCGGTGAAGTTCCTGTCGAACGATTTCAGCGGCTTCAAGTTCGGCGCGATGTATTCGTTCGGCAACGTCGCGGGCGACTTCCACCGCAACAGCGCATGGAGCGCGGGCGCGAACTACACGCAGGGCAACCTGTCGGTGGGCGCCGCGTACACGCACCTGAACAACCCGTCCGGCATCTATGCGTTCGATCCATACGCGATGATCGGCACGAAGACCTTCCTCGGCCAGCCGACCGTCAGCGTCGACCCGGCCACCGGCAAGATCACCGATCTGTTCGCGAATTCGCCGATGAACGTCGACAGCCAGGGCACGTTCGGCGTCGGCGGCAGCTACACGCTCGACAAGCTGACGCTGTCCGGCAATTTCACGTACTCGACGATCAAGGGCTTCGGCAACACGTCGCACATGCAGGTCTATGAAGGCGGCGGCTCGTACCAGTTCACGCCGGCACTCAGCCTGGTCGCGGGCTACCAGTACACGCGCTTCGAAGGCCATCACTGGAATCAGGGATCGGCCGGCGTGCACTACCTGCTGTCGAAGCGCACGGACGTCTATATCTCGGGCGATTATCTGCGCGCGTCGAACGGCGTCGACGCGGTGATCGGCTACAGCTTCACGCCGTCGTCGACTCAGACGCAGGCCGACGTCCGCATCGGGATGCGGCATTCGTTCTGA